The Acidobacteriota bacterium genome has a window encoding:
- a CDS encoding protein kinase — protein MHVKDWTPIEELFHAALALPSEARTAYLAKACASNPAWQIEVESLLAAHSQADLLGEFVPALTADWAALAHPLIGRTLGRYQIQSLLGAGGMGEVFLAEDTQLGRRAALKLLPTQFTTDAARVRRFEQEARAVLSLNHPNIVTLFDLGQADGAFFMATEYVEGETLRQRMRTQGALPAPAALELSLQIAAALTAAHAAGIIHRDIKPENVMIRRDGYVKVLDFGLAKIAESQPQNTDSEAAHSLTESGAVLGTARYMSPEQARGLRVDARTDVFSLGVVLYEMLAGRAPFQGATRGDLLVEILIAAPPPLLETAPATPAALETILHRALAKEADARYASVVEFAEALKTMAVELASASHAARALPLASTAEVQAAPARRVGDKPWLIVVMVALSLAGLWGWYFFEQPRQRFEGTLLSHLKFTLVDSWQAGAAYNSLIVDVAPDGHTFAYSRLEHGQSDIFIKQLPQGNLLNVTNDAWPDSSPLWSPNGRELAYLSLRDGRSEIWLIPSLGGQGRLLKRLDDTPRFLESWSRDGRRLFYEIRHNFYALDIQSGVEKRLTDFDAATSDKDLFALSADEQHLAYAESVQGVKQIWVQPLAGGVAIQVTREGEENQSPLWLPDGERLVYSSTRNGIAQICLAWLDGRQPVQLTASHENLRPWDVSPDGQRIFYVAETQAAGIYLHDLNTGAETEFLKEIYPSLFPCFAPDGQALAYQRLENGVNLFSSSLYTKQTSPAGRLTRLAENGLALLWSPLGARLAFLRFNGKSFGLWTVRNDGADARELVASQVSVGSYGELPFSWSQPNRVSWSPDETKLVYAGRVGNSAVNLWAIPAAGGQPQQLTDNRDATWQLHSPIFSPAGDQVAYLRQRETGGQRQCQVWLAAFSGPGRMLYQADGNVRLLGWSASGSEFLVGFTEQKLTSAPAEITILRLALAGAPAQVLTRLPQAYFSRNALAPDASQILYVAHTNETNGLDEVWLYSRATGKHKRLRQSADPAVFIAGLTWAPQQNQFGFIKQSNATSIWMIENFN, from the coding sequence ATGCACGTCAAAGACTGGACGCCAATCGAGGAACTCTTTCACGCCGCGCTCGCGCTGCCATCGGAGGCGCGGACGGCTTATCTAGCGAAAGCCTGCGCGTCCAACCCCGCTTGGCAAATTGAAGTCGAATCGCTCCTCGCGGCGCACTCGCAGGCCGATCTGCTGGGCGAGTTCGTGCCGGCGCTGACGGCGGATTGGGCTGCGCTCGCACACCCATTGATTGGGCGCACACTCGGACGGTATCAAATTCAATCGCTATTGGGCGCGGGCGGCATGGGCGAAGTCTTTCTCGCGGAAGATACCCAGCTTGGCCGCCGCGCCGCGCTCAAATTGTTGCCCACGCAGTTCACCACTGATGCCGCCCGCGTGCGCCGCTTTGAACAGGAAGCGCGCGCCGTGCTCTCGCTCAATCATCCGAACATCGTCACGCTCTTTGATCTAGGCCAAGCGGACGGCGCGTTTTTCATGGCGACCGAATACGTCGAAGGCGAAACCTTGCGCCAACGCATGCGCACGCAAGGCGCATTGCCCGCGCCCGCCGCGTTGGAACTCAGCTTGCAAATCGCCGCCGCGCTGACGGCGGCGCACGCGGCGGGCATCATTCACCGCGACATCAAACCCGAAAACGTCATGATCCGCCGTGACGGTTATGTGAAGGTGCTCGATTTCGGCTTGGCCAAAATCGCCGAGTCACAGCCTCAAAACACCGATTCAGAGGCAGCGCACAGCCTGACCGAATCGGGCGCGGTGCTGGGGACAGCGCGTTACATGTCGCCCGAACAGGCGCGCGGCTTGCGCGTGGATGCGCGCACAGATGTCTTCAGCCTGGGCGTCGTGCTTTACGAAATGCTGGCCGGACGCGCACCGTTTCAGGGCGCCACGCGCGGCGACCTGTTGGTTGAAATCCTGATCGCCGCGCCGCCCCCGTTGCTTGAAACCGCGCCAGCCACGCCCGCCGCGCTGGAAACGATCCTGCACCGGGCGTTGGCGAAAGAGGCTGACGCGCGCTATGCGTCGGTCGTGGAATTTGCTGAGGCACTCAAAACCATGGCGGTGGAGTTGGCTTCGGCAAGCCACGCCGCACGCGCCTTGCCGTTGGCCTCAACCGCCGAAGTGCAAGCTGCGCCAGCGCGCCGCGTTGGAGACAAGCCGTGGTTGATCGTGGTCATGGTTGCGCTATCACTGGCTGGTTTGTGGGGCTGGTATTTCTTCGAACAACCGCGGCAGCGTTTTGAGGGCACGCTCTTGTCGCATCTGAAATTCACGTTGGTGGATAGTTGGCAAGCAGGCGCGGCCTACAATTCGCTGATTGTGGATGTCGCGCCGGATGGGCACACCTTCGCTTATTCGCGCCTCGAACACGGACAGAGCGACATCTTTATCAAACAACTGCCGCAGGGGAATCTGCTCAACGTCACCAACGATGCTTGGCCCGACAGCAGCCCGCTTTGGTCGCCCAACGGGCGGGAATTGGCTTATCTCTCATTGCGCGACGGGCGCAGCGAAATCTGGTTGATCCCTTCGCTGGGCGGACAAGGCAGGCTCCTCAAAAGATTGGATGACACGCCGCGCTTTTTAGAGAGTTGGTCGCGCGACGGGCGGCGCCTCTTTTACGAAATCCGACACAACTTCTATGCGCTGGACATTCAAAGCGGCGTGGAAAAGCGGCTGACTGATTTTGATGCCGCGACTTCTGACAAAGATTTATTTGCGCTCTCAGCCGATGAACAACACCTGGCGTATGCCGAGAGCGTGCAGGGCGTAAAACAGATTTGGGTGCAACCTCTGGCTGGTGGGGTTGCTATTCAAGTCACACGCGAAGGCGAAGAAAATCAATCCCCGCTTTGGCTGCCCGATGGCGAACGGCTGGTTTACAGTTCGACGCGCAATGGTATCGCCCAAATCTGTCTGGCCTGGTTGGATGGCCGCCAGCCTGTGCAATTGACCGCTTCGCACGAAAACCTGCGCCCGTGGGACGTTTCGCCCGACGGCCAACGCATCTTTTACGTTGCTGAGACACAGGCCGCAGGCATCTATTTGCACGATCTCAACACTGGCGCTGAAACTGAGTTCCTCAAGGAAATTTATCCCAGCCTCTTCCCCTGTTTTGCGCCTGACGGCCAGGCCCTCGCTTATCAGCGCCTCGAGAATGGCGTCAATTTGTTTAGTTCGTCGCTGTACACAAAACAGACCAGCCCGGCGGGCCGCCTTACGCGGCTGGCGGAAAACGGTTTGGCGCTGCTCTGGTCGCCGCTAGGCGCGCGGTTGGCGTTCTTGCGCTTCAATGGGAAATCCTTTGGCCTGTGGACGGTGCGCAACGATGGCGCGGATGCGCGTGAATTGGTCGCCAGCCAAGTGTCCGTCGGCAGTTACGGCGAACTGCCCTTTAGCTGGTCACAACCCAACCGGGTGAGTTGGTCGCCTGACGAGACGAAGCTGGTTTATGCCGGACGTGTCGGGAATAGCGCGGTCAACCTTTGGGCAATCCCGGCGGCGGGCGGCCAGCCGCAACAACTTACCGATAACCGGGATGCCACCTGGCAATTGCATAGCCCCATCTTTTCACCGGCAGGCGATCAAGTCGCCTATTTAAGGCAACGCGAAACCGGCGGGCAGCGCCAATGTCAGGTTTGGCTCGCCGCCTTCAGCGGGCCAGGGCGGATGCTTTATCAGGCCGACGGCAATGTACGCTTGTTGGGTTGGTCGGCCAGCGGTAGTGAATTTTTGGTGGGCTTCACCGAACAGAAGCTGACCAGTGCGCCAGCCGAAATAACGATCTTGCGGTTGGCGTTGGCGGGCGCGCCGGCGCAAGTGCTGACGCGATTGCCGCAGGCTTATTTCAGTCGCAATGCGCTGGCGCCCGATGCCAGTCAAATTCTTTACGTCGCACACACTAACGAAACGAACGGTCTCGATGAGGTGTGGTTGTATTCACGCGCCACCGGCAAACACAAAAGGCTCCGGCAAAGCGCCGATCCCGCCGTGTTCATCGCCGGCCTGACCTGGGCGCCGCAACAAAACCAGTTCGGTTTCATCAAGCAATCCAACGCAACCTCGATCTGGATGATCGAGAACTTTAACTAA
- the eno gene encoding phosphopyruvate hydratase yields MSIIESVIAREILDSRGNPTVEAEVMLESGALGRAAVPSGASTGENEAVELRDADKTRYLGKGVRLAVEHVNKTIANALIGQDAFDQVLIDQTMIDLDDTPNKSRLGANAILSVSLAAARAAATELEIPLYRYLGGTNARTLPVPLMNIINGGAHADNNVDFQEFMIVPAGAPSFAEALRWGTEVFHTLKGVLKKKGYSTAVGDEGGFAPSLKSNEEAIESILEAITQAGYKAGEEIAIALDPAASEFYSEGSYVFKKSDKRVLTSEEMVEYWINWTKQYPVISIEDGLSEHDWTGWAALTGEIGDTVQLVGDDLFVTNVVYLERGIEEIVANSILIKVNQIGTLTETLDTIELARTNNYTAIISHRSGETEDPFIADLAVATNAGQIKTGSASRTDRIAKYNQLLRIEEELGAAARFNGFASFYQLELAELNFPVTVRAARR; encoded by the coding sequence ATGAGTATCATTGAAAGTGTGATCGCCCGTGAGATTCTGGATTCGCGCGGCAATCCGACTGTGGAGGCCGAAGTCATGCTGGAAAGCGGCGCGCTGGGCCGTGCCGCCGTGCCGTCGGGCGCTTCGACAGGCGAGAACGAAGCCGTCGAATTGCGCGACGCCGACAAAACCCGCTACCTGGGCAAAGGCGTGCGGCTGGCCGTCGAACACGTCAACAAGACCATCGCCAATGCGTTGATCGGACAGGACGCATTTGATCAAGTCCTGATTGATCAGACGATGATTGACCTGGATGACACGCCGAACAAATCGCGGCTGGGCGCCAATGCCATCCTGTCGGTTTCGCTGGCGGCGGCGCGCGCGGCGGCGACCGAATTGGAAATTCCGCTCTATCGCTATTTGGGCGGCACCAACGCGCGCACCTTGCCCGTCCCGCTGATGAACATCATCAACGGCGGCGCGCATGCCGACAACAACGTAGACTTTCAGGAATTCATGATCGTGCCTGCCGGTGCGCCCTCATTCGCCGAAGCCTTGCGCTGGGGCACCGAGGTCTTCCACACGTTGAAAGGCGTGCTGAAGAAGAAAGGCTATTCGACAGCGGTCGGTGACGAAGGCGGCTTTGCGCCCAGCCTGAAATCGAATGAAGAGGCCATCGAATCCATCCTCGAAGCGATCACCCAGGCCGGTTACAAAGCGGGCGAAGAAATCGCCATTGCGCTCGATCCGGCGGCGTCGGAGTTTTACAGCGAGGGCAGCTACGTTTTCAAAAAGTCGGACAAGCGTGTGCTGACCTCCGAAGAAATGGTCGAATACTGGATCAACTGGACGAAGCAATATCCGGTCATTTCGATTGAAGACGGCTTGTCCGAACACGACTGGACGGGCTGGGCCGCGCTGACCGGCGAAATCGGCGACACCGTGCAACTGGTCGGCGACGATCTCTTCGTCACCAACGTGGTTTATCTCGAACGCGGCATCGAAGAGATTGTTGCCAATTCGATTTTGATCAAGGTCAACCAAATCGGCACGCTGACCGAAACGCTCGACACGATTGAACTGGCGCGCACGAACAATTACACCGCGATCATCTCGCACCGTTCGGGCGAAACCGAAGACCCCTTCATCGCCGACCTCGCCGTGGCGACGAACGCGGGCCAGATCAAGACCGGCTCGGCCTCGCGCACCGACCGCATCGCCAAGTACAACCAGTTGTTGCGCATCGAAGAGGAACTCGGCGCGGCGGCGCGCTTCAACGGTTTCGCGTCGTTTTATCAACTGGAGTTGGCTGAATTGAACTTTCCGGTGACAGTGCGCGCGGCGCGGCGGTAA
- a CDS encoding sigma-70 family RNA polymerase sigma factor, which yields MESAQQITALLAAWGNGDRAALDQLMPLVYDELRQLAHRHLQRERDGHTLQTTALVNEVYLKLLNERDMRWQDRAHFFAVAAQLMRNILVDYARTRNYAKRGGGVRPVVLDEALVVANERAAELIALDDALQALAGFDERKSRVAVLRFFAGLSVEETAEVLQVAPVTVMRDWQFAKAWLQRELGR from the coding sequence ATGGAATCAGCACAGCAGATCACCGCCTTGCTGGCGGCTTGGGGTAACGGTGACCGCGCGGCCCTCGATCAATTGATGCCCTTGGTTTATGACGAATTGCGGCAGCTTGCGCATCGCCATCTGCAACGCGAACGCGACGGGCATACGTTGCAAACCACGGCGCTGGTCAATGAGGTGTATCTGAAACTCCTCAACGAACGCGACATGCGCTGGCAGGATCGCGCGCATTTTTTCGCCGTGGCGGCGCAACTGATGCGCAACATTTTGGTGGATTACGCGCGCACGCGGAATTACGCCAAACGCGGCGGCGGTGTGCGGCCGGTCGTACTGGATGAAGCCTTGGTCGTCGCCAATGAACGCGCGGCTGAATTGATCGCGCTCGATGATGCGTTGCAAGCGCTGGCGGGTTTCGACGAACGCAAGAGTCGTGTGGCGGTCTTGCGCTTCTTTGCCGGCCTCAGCGTCGAAGAGACGGCGGAAGTCTTGCAGGTCGCCCCCGTCACGGTGATGCGCGACTGGCAATTCGCCAAGGCCTGGCTGCAACGCGAATTAGGTAGGTGA
- a CDS encoding carboxypeptidase regulatory-like domain-containing protein, with protein MRAAAINSLEPEARRGVTLVATIDTITGTLEGKVLSSENGPGVPDVVVRAINEETGNPRSRRTNEAGFYSIPLLPVGKYRIEAEKSGFVVKAGTPPVKVNLNQVRVIVPDIILEPVGATPPVVAVQPPTPTPAPTPAATTNPAALGSTGQLTNQTDAARRSNADESQLLALPLADSRTFDVLATLAAGVASPPQVAGVAGPGIGAGIGTAGQFAVNGQRARSNNFTVDGSDNNDEDVGVRRQGFTALVPQSIESVKEIQIVTSLWDAEAGRSSGSQVNAVSRSGTNKVHGTLYDFFNHNALNARNFFDYSSDKAPSFALTARAIRDYTNGQPDCGNPCRRIPVTIRNSTNPNEGPIPIVRPNPSLGEDQFQRNLGGGAIGFPLHKDKTFFFGSYERQDVKARQEHHFSVPNVNQRGFLGFGASGFVVNNRDVYFPTSPVGDSVFSLFPLPNNPLGPYGENTFTQVLPADGVGTIFSAKVDHSFSAWGKEYTATARYNFTNDERIVPAVGGAIYASLIPRVGTQNVSLFLNSELSTTLSNQLRASYGRTRLRFTEKRDAALRPSFYAPKEGFLLNTGYTFNNVNPLVAPNFVDYVRDAGTVTDQALGTVGQLIVAPFSPLGTDVNLFPQARANNTIQVADALTQASGRQTLKYGFDLRRTQLNSFLNRNYRPQVVFGGAPDLTAFFPQAPARNISQDGPTPGFFSGTDFAALGLPSNITQALALNTPDSTIGLRFWQLNFFLNDNWRARRGLTLDFGVRYELNTVPNEINQRIEQTFALNQLPANDPNLRIVNIYANPQRVYDPTVLTGALNNTLAAYRRVLGNRQDIYEADFNNVAPRFGLAWDPLAHSKTQAGKTVVRAGFGVYYDLNLGSVVSQSRNVFPTFIPVNIDANTFGYAQARFWTPLGGTYGLFNPRFVNIGIQNANATVETSIIGAGQLNAIRVPNGVVQQLLGLLFDPAAANPDIRPSGGGLAFTLPDKNLRSPYTLQYNLQFERELSNNLLVNLAYVGTKGVKLTRFRTPNGGPNSINIPFDILGLLPNPRLTLALPPLGDLNSPRPTRPNAQLGAYTIFDSTAASNYHSLQASLTKRYAQGFQFTAAYTWSHAIDDVSDVFDVAGAFALPQDDRNLLAERASANFDVRHRFVWSAVGNVPLLHYFNDSKGVTGVLFGNWQFASLSAYQTGQPFTVNSSYDINLDGNLTDRLDRLTGLQMLDDRQQRLALTANPVTLLAGLGQNGRIGRNTFRAAGVFKTDLAVFKNFRLREGQSLVFRVEAFNLWNRTHFAIPVRVLEAPSFGRSTETLFNARQIQFALKYVF; from the coding sequence ATGCGCGCGGCTGCCATCAATTCGCTTGAACCGGAGGCCCGTCGCGGCGTCACGCTGGTTGCCACGATTGATACGATCACGGGCACGTTAGAAGGCAAAGTGCTGTCAAGTGAGAATGGGCCGGGTGTTCCTGACGTGGTCGTGCGCGCCATCAACGAAGAAACTGGAAATCCGCGTAGCAGGCGCACGAATGAGGCTGGCTTTTATTCAATTCCATTATTACCGGTCGGCAAATACCGGATTGAAGCCGAGAAGTCCGGGTTTGTGGTGAAAGCGGGTACGCCGCCCGTCAAGGTCAATCTCAATCAAGTGCGTGTGATTGTACCGGACATTATCTTGGAGCCAGTGGGTGCAACACCGCCGGTGGTTGCCGTACAACCTCCGACCCCGACGCCCGCACCGACACCCGCTGCGACGACCAATCCTGCCGCGCTGGGTTCAACCGGGCAGCTCACCAATCAAACAGATGCCGCACGCCGTTCCAACGCGGACGAAAGCCAATTGCTGGCGCTGCCGCTGGCCGATAGCCGTACCTTTGACGTCTTGGCGACGCTGGCCGCAGGCGTAGCCTCGCCGCCCCAAGTCGCGGGCGTCGCCGGCCCCGGCATCGGCGCAGGCATCGGCACCGCCGGGCAATTCGCCGTGAATGGGCAGCGCGCGCGCTCCAACAACTTCACGGTGGACGGTTCGGACAACAACGACGAAGACGTGGGCGTGCGCCGTCAGGGCTTCACCGCGCTGGTGCCGCAAAGCATCGAGAGCGTCAAAGAAATACAGATCGTCACTTCACTGTGGGACGCTGAAGCCGGGCGCAGCAGCGGGTCGCAGGTCAACGCCGTTTCGCGTTCGGGCACGAACAAGGTGCACGGGACGCTTTACGATTTCTTCAATCACAATGCGCTCAACGCGCGGAATTTTTTCGATTACAGTTCGGACAAGGCGCCCAGCTTCGCGCTTACCGCGCGCGCCATTCGGGACTACACCAACGGCCAACCCGACTGTGGCAATCCGTGCCGCCGGATACCGGTTACAATTCGGAATAGCACCAATCCCAACGAAGGGCCGATTCCCATCGTGCGACCGAATCCTTCGCTGGGTGAGGATCAGTTCCAGCGTAACCTGGGCGGCGGAGCGATTGGCTTCCCGCTGCACAAAGATAAGACGTTCTTTTTTGGCTCGTATGAGCGCCAGGATGTGAAAGCGCGCCAGGAGCATCATTTTTCAGTCCCCAACGTCAATCAGCGGGGGTTTCTGGGTTTTGGCGCGTCCGGCTTTGTGGTGAACAATCGGGATGTGTATTTCCCGACCTCGCCGGTGGGCGATTCGGTTTTCTCACTGTTCCCGTTGCCGAATAATCCGCTTGGCCCTTACGGCGAAAACACGTTCACGCAAGTCTTGCCGGCAGATGGCGTCGGGACGATCTTCTCAGCCAAAGTGGATCATAGTTTCAGCGCCTGGGGGAAAGAGTACACGGCAACAGCGCGGTATAACTTCACCAACGATGAACGCATCGTGCCCGCCGTGGGTGGGGCGATTTATGCCAGCCTGATCCCGCGTGTAGGCACGCAGAACGTCTCGCTCTTTTTGAATTCGGAATTGTCCACCACGCTGTCCAATCAGTTGCGGGCCAGTTATGGGCGCACGCGGTTGCGCTTTACTGAAAAGCGCGACGCCGCATTGCGCCCTTCGTTTTATGCGCCCAAAGAAGGCTTCCTGTTAAATACGGGTTACACCTTCAACAACGTCAATCCGCTGGTCGCGCCGAATTTTGTGGATTATGTGCGCGACGCCGGAACGGTGACGGATCAAGCGCTCGGCACGGTTGGACAGTTGATCGTCGCACCGTTCAGTCCGCTGGGCACGGACGTTAATCTTTTTCCGCAAGCGCGCGCGAATAACACGATCCAGGTTGCTGACGCGCTGACACAAGCCAGCGGCAGGCAAACGCTCAAATACGGCTTTGACTTGCGCCGCACGCAACTGAACAGTTTTCTCAATCGCAATTACCGTCCACAGGTCGTGTTTGGTGGCGCACCCGACCTGACCGCGTTTTTTCCGCAAGCGCCCGCCCGCAACATTAGTCAAGATGGGCCTACGCCAGGCTTTTTCAGCGGGACAGATTTTGCCGCGCTGGGCTTACCCTCCAACATTACCCAGGCGCTGGCGTTAAACACCCCCGATTCGACGATTGGGCTGCGTTTCTGGCAATTGAATTTTTTCCTGAACGACAACTGGCGCGCCAGGCGCGGGCTGACACTCGATTTTGGTGTGCGGTATGAACTCAACACCGTGCCGAACGAGATCAACCAGCGCATCGAACAAACTTTTGCCTTGAACCAATTGCCCGCCAACGATCCGAATTTGCGCATCGTCAATATCTATGCCAACCCGCAACGTGTTTACGATCCGACGGTCTTGACTGGCGCGCTCAACAATACGCTGGCCGCCTACCGCCGCGTGCTGGGCAATCGCCAGGATATTTACGAGGCAGACTTCAATAACGTCGCGCCGCGTTTCGGCCTGGCTTGGGATCCGCTCGCGCATAGCAAAACGCAAGCCGGAAAGACGGTGGTGCGCGCGGGCTTTGGCGTCTACTACGATTTGAATCTGGGCAGTGTGGTTAGCCAGTCACGCAACGTTTTCCCCACATTTATCCCGGTCAACATTGATGCCAACACGTTCGGCTATGCGCAAGCGCGTTTCTGGACGCCGCTGGGCGGCACCTATGGATTGTTCAACCCGCGCTTTGTCAATATCGGCATTCAAAACGCCAACGCCACGGTTGAAACCTCAATCATCGGGGCAGGCCAACTCAACGCCATCCGCGTGCCGAATGGCGTTGTGCAGCAATTGTTGGGATTGCTTTTCGACCCTGCTGCGGCCAATCCTGATATTCGGCCTTCGGGTGGCGGCTTGGCGTTTACTTTGCCGGACAAGAATTTGCGCTCGCCATACACGCTGCAATACAACCTGCAATTTGAGCGCGAGTTGTCTAACAACCTTTTGGTCAATCTCGCCTACGTTGGCACCAAGGGCGTCAAGCTGACGCGGTTCCGCACCCCAAACGGCGGCCCGAATTCAATCAATATCCCCTTCGATATTTTGGGATTGCTACCAAATCCCCGCTTGACGCTGGCGCTGCCGCCGCTGGGCGATTTGAATTCGCCGCGCCCGACCCGGCCCAATGCCCAACTGGGTGCCTATACGATTTTCGATTCGACCGCCGCGTCCAACTACCATTCGTTGCAGGCGAGTCTGACCAAACGCTACGCGCAGGGCTTCCAATTCACGGCGGCCTATACCTGGTCGCATGCCATAGACGATGTGTCGGACGTATTCGATGTGGCGGGTGCCTTTGCTTTGCCGCAGGATGATCGCAATCTGTTGGCCGAGCGTGCCAGCGCGAACTTCGATGTGCGCCACCGCTTTGTCTGGAGCGCCGTGGGCAATGTACCGTTGCTGCATTATTTCAACGACAGCAAAGGCGTGACAGGCGTGCTGTTCGGCAATTGGCAATTCGCTTCATTGTCCGCGTATCAAACGGGCCAGCCGTTCACGGTCAACAGCAGTTACGACATCAACCTGGATGGCAATTTGACCGACCGCCTTGATCGGCTGACCGGGTTGCAGATGCTGGATGACCGGCAGCAGCGCTTGGCTTTGACGGCGAACCCGGTCACGTTATTGGCCGGCTTGGGGCAGAACGGGCGCATTGGGCGCAACACGTTCCGCGCGGCGGGCGTCTTCAAAACCGATCTGGCTGTTTTCAAAAATTTCCGGCTGCGCGAAGGACAATCGCTCGTCTTCCGCGTCGAAGCGTTCAATCTCTGGAACCGGACGCACTTTGCAATTCCGGTGCGCGTGCTCGAAGCCCCCAGCTTTGGACGTTCGACCGAGACGCTCTTTAATGCGCGGCAGATTCAGTTTGCGTTGAAATATGTATTTTGA
- a CDS encoding cytochrome c, with translation MMKRIAFVLAISLCAVAWLYQFRATAQPKPAVTFNKHIAPIFFKRCAECHRPGEAAPFSVLSYKDVRPWAKSIKEKVVSRAMPPWHAAAHAGEWANDPRLSQAEIEQITAWVEGGTREGAETDLPPLPQFTAGWRIGQPDLVIPMPETFKLEAKGPDEYQYFEVDPGFKQDTFVQQAEARPGNRRIVHHIIVFIKPPTGDAAEPKPSQAEIDRQEQAKISYQDGFLVRTKAGAPVHDDACSLPNGGAGVQRDGKDDAGEIVWLAAYAPGTPPYRLPVGTAIKVPAGSKLLFQIHYSKALGSEQTDRSSIGLVFAKQPSAKQPPDKELLVRAVHNEYFRIPAGAAEHRVTACWTVPAGISVFSLMPHMHMRGKSQRIEAFYPDGRRVVLLDVPRWDFAWQTNYEPRRALTLPKGTRVLVTSTFDNSVRNKFNPDPTGDVRWGEPTYDEMLIAFISYTNLHQADSRKAGNR, from the coding sequence ATGATGAAACGTATTGCATTCGTCCTGGCCATTAGCCTTTGCGCCGTCGCGTGGTTGTACCAATTCCGCGCGACGGCGCAGCCCAAACCCGCCGTCACCTTCAACAAACACATCGCGCCCATCTTTTTCAAACGCTGCGCCGAATGTCATCGCCCCGGCGAAGCGGCGCCCTTCTCGGTGCTCAGTTACAAAGACGTGCGCCCGTGGGCGAAATCCATCAAAGAGAAAGTTGTCAGCCGCGCGATGCCGCCCTGGCACGCCGCTGCGCACGCCGGCGAATGGGCGAACGATCCGCGTTTGTCGCAAGCTGAGATTGAGCAAATCACCGCTTGGGTGGAGGGCGGCACACGCGAAGGCGCCGAGACCGACTTGCCGCCCCTGCCGCAATTCACCGCAGGCTGGCGCATCGGCCAACCCGACCTGGTCATTCCAATGCCTGAAACTTTCAAGCTGGAAGCCAAGGGGCCGGACGAATATCAGTATTTCGAGGTTGATCCCGGCTTCAAGCAGGACACCTTTGTGCAACAGGCCGAAGCGCGCCCCGGCAATCGGCGCATCGTCCATCACATCATCGTCTTCATTAAGCCGCCGACCGGCGACGCGGCTGAACCCAAGCCGAGCCAGGCGGAAATAGACAGGCAAGAGCAGGCGAAAATCTCTTACCAGGACGGCTTTCTTGTCCGCACCAAAGCCGGCGCACCGGTTCACGATGATGCTTGTTCATTGCCGAATGGCGGGGCCGGGGTGCAACGCGATGGCAAGGACGATGCGGGCGAAATCGTGTGGCTCGCGGCCTATGCGCCCGGCACGCCGCCTTACCGTTTGCCGGTGGGCACGGCCATCAAAGTGCCCGCTGGGTCAAAGCTGCTGTTTCAAATCCATTACTCAAAAGCGCTGGGCAGCGAACAAACTGACCGCTCATCCATCGGACTGGTTTTCGCCAAGCAGCCATCTGCCAAACAGCCGCCGGACAAAGAATTGCTGGTACGCGCCGTTCACAACGAATACTTCCGCATTCCGGCAGGCGCGGCCGAACATCGCGTGACGGCGTGTTGGACGGTACCCGCAGGCATCAGCGTCTTCAGCCTCATGCCGCACATGCATATGCGCGGCAAGTCGCAACGCATCGAAGCCTTTTACCCCGATGGCCGCCGCGTCGTGTTGCTCGACGTGCCGCGCTGGGATTTCGCCTGGCAGACAAATTACGAACCGCGCCGCGCGCTGACGCTGCCCAAAGGGACGCGCGTGCTGGTGACTTCGACCTTCGATAATTCCGTGCGCAACAAATTCAACCCCGACCCCACCGGCGATGTGCGCTGGGGCGAACCGACCTACGACGAAATGCTGATCGCGTTTATCAGCTATACCAATCTTCATCAGGCCGACAGCCGCAAGGCTGGCAATCGCTGA
- a CDS encoding YceH family protein — MPILNEYELRVLGALVEKQIATPDYYPMTLNALTNACNQKNHRDPVTSFDEATVVRALDSLREKNLTYVFHGSDARVPKYGHLFSKVYDLNPQETAVLIVLMLRGPQTPGELRSRTPHLMNFDSLSQVEETLQNLAVRDDALVVRLPRVAGMKEARYAHQLSGPVNIEEIAVTLKPEPAVVHVRADNERTARLEAEVATLRQELNELKEQFAAFRKQFE; from the coding sequence GTGCCGATACTCAACGAATACGAACTACGCGTGCTGGGCGCATTGGTCGAAAAACAAATCGCGACGCCCGACTATTACCCAATGACGCTCAACGCGCTGACCAATGCCTGCAATCAGAAAAATCACCGCGACCCCGTCACCAGCTTTGATGAAGCGACCGTCGTGCGCGCGCTCGATAGTTTGCGCGAAAAGAACCTGACCTATGTCTTTCACGGTTCCGACGCGCGCGTGCCGAAATACGGCCACCTGTTTTCCAAGGTCTACGATCTGAACCCGCAGGAAACCGCCGTGCTGATCGTCTTGATGTTGCGCGGCCCGCAAACGCCCGGCGAATTGCGTTCGCGCACGCCGCACTTGATGAATTTCGACAGCCTGTCGCAGGTCGAAGAGACGCTGCAAAACCTCGCTGTGCGCGACGACGCCCTGGTGGTGCGCTTGCCGCGCGTGGCTGGGATGAAAGAAGCGCGCTACGCGCATCAACTCAGCGGCCCGGTCAATATCGAAGAGATCGCCGTGACGCTCAAACCCGAACCCGCCGTCGTGCACGTGCGCGCCGACAATGAACGCACGGCGCGGCTGGAAGCTGAAGTCGCCACGTTGCGGCAAGAGTTGAATGAGTTGAAGGAGCAGTTCGCCGCGTTTCGCAAGCAGTTTGAATGA